One window of Populus nigra chromosome 5, ddPopNigr1.1, whole genome shotgun sequence genomic DNA carries:
- the LOC133693264 gene encoding acyl carrier protein 1, chloroplastic-like, translating to MAASTGSLISMQSRHGMATSRICSLKPVSLSNQGRSYLSFGLRSMPARSLRVSCAAKPETVEKVCEIVKKQLALADGTPVTGESKFTALGADSLDTVEIVMGLEEAFGISVEEESAQSIATVQDAADLIEKLVEKKD from the exons ATGGCCGCTTCCACAGGTTCTTTGATTTCCATGCAATCTCGTCATGGAATG GCCACATCCAGGATCTGTAGTTTGAAGCCAGTTTCACTTTCAAATCAAGGAAGAAGCTACCTGTCTTTTGGGTTGCGGTCTATGCCAGCTCGCAGCCTCAGGGTTTCATGTGCT GCCAAACCAGAAACAGTTGAAAAGGTGTGTGAGATAGTGAAGAAACAGCTGGCATTAGCTGATGGAACTCCTGTTACTGGGGAATCCAAATTTACAGCACTTGGGGCTGATTCACTTGATACG GTTGAGATTGTGATGGGACTTGAGGAGGCATTTGGTATCAGTGTTGAAGAGGAGAGTGCCCAAAGCATTGCAACAGTTCAGGATGCTGCTGATCTTATTGAGAAGCTTGTCGAGAAGAAAGATTAG
- the LOC133693321 gene encoding protein CANDIDATE G-PROTEIN COUPLED RECEPTOR 2-like, producing MPSIHRKGLVLEIPISQNPNSTLKEGTFVGPSLFNWLVECHGFLHNAILILTSLAFVIYLAFQAKKSFRKLSNGRSSIMIAYYCSLWLVSLLNFAWSCFQAWECTPGKELLWNILSLFTTSGMLFLEVSLIAFLLQGNYASGLEDLTQPFGVSALIVGLDIFLKAVYLFGFGIPLFIDSNDHSHRMKWSLWVIHRLVLTAVYGLIMFMYHSKWRERLPARPAFYNYIATMFILNALALFACALTGHGAGFGYWLYGITIVCYHAFYLPLLYVTFLADFFQEEGLNLENVYYSEMKDAGFFDDDWD from the exons atgcccaGTATTCATAGAAAGGGGCTTGTGTTAGAAATCCCTATCTCACAAAACCCTAATTCAACTCTCAAAGAAGGGACCTTTGTTGGGCCAAGTCTCTTCAATTGGCTCGTTGAATGTCATGGGTTTTTGCATAATGCGATTTTGATCTTGACTTCTCTTGCTTTTGTAATCTATTTGGCATTTCAAGCTAAAAAGAGCTTTAGGAAGCTTTCAAATGGGAGATCATCTATAATGATTGCCTATTATTGCAGTCTTTGGCTTGTTAGCTTGCTTAATTTTGCTTGGTCTTGCTTTCAG GCATGGGAATGCACTCCTGGAAAAGAATTATTGTGGAATATCTTATCATTGTTTACAACATCAGGAATGCTGTTTCTGGAAGTAAGCTTGATTGCCTTTTTACTGCAAGGAAATTATGCGAGTGGATTGGAAGATTTGACACAACCTTTTGGTGTCTCAGCCCTCATTGTTGGTTTGGATATATTCCTCAAg gCTGTATACCTTTTTGGATTTGGGATTCCTCTGTTCATTGATAGCAATGACCATTCCCATCGCATGAAGTGGAGCTTGTGGGTTATCCACAGACTTGTGCTGACTGCTGTTTATGGGTTGATAATGTTCATGTATCATTCCAAGTGGAGGGAGAGGCTACCCG CAAGACCTGCATTCTACAATTATATTGCCACTATGTTCATCTTGAATGCACTGGCACTGTTTGCTTGTGCACTTACTGGACATGGGGCAGGTTTTGGTTACTG GTTGTATGGGATCACAATAGTATGCTACCATGCCTTTTACCTACCTCTTCTGTATGTAACCTTTTTAGCAGACTTTTTCCAG GAGGAAGGTTTGAATCTGGAGAATGTATACTATTCAGAGATGAAAGATGCTGGTTTCTTTGATGATGACTgggattga